GGTGAGCGCGAGCGCTGGGTGTCCGTCGCCGGCCGCACCACGGTGCAGGCCGACGGAGCGCACGACCTGTGTTCCCGCCTCGCCGCTCGCTACTGGGACCTCGACGACCAGGCCCGGGCCGAGGATCTCGCCATGATGCTGGCCGCCGACCAGTTCCGCGTCGTCATCCACCCGGAGACCGTGCACCGCTACGCGCACTGACCGATGGCCGAGCGGCATGTGCCGCTGGGTGAGCGCGGTCCGATCCCTGGCCTGCGGAAACCGATGACAGCGTGGTGCGGCGCTTGCGCGCGCGTGCCGGACGGGCCGGGGGCGGCCCGTCCGGCACGCGGACGGTGGGCGGGAGGGAGAGGCGCGGTCAGGAGCGTCCGGCGGGCAGCAGGCCGACAGCCTTCAGCCGCTTGTTCGAGCACCGGGAGGCCCAGGCGACGACCAGGAGACCCAGGCCCAGGAGCGGGAAGCCCATGGCGATCTTGGCGAAGCCCAGCGAGCCGACCTGGTCCGAGTCGTAGAGCCACTGCTGGACGACGAACCGGGTGCCGAAGATGCCGGCCAGCACCAGGGTGGCGACGTCGTAGTAGAAGCGGGAGCGCTTGTCCGCGCGCCAGACGGTGCCCTTGCCGGTGGCCGAGTTCCAGATCACACCGGCCAGGGGCCACCGCGCCAGCACGGAGACGAGGAAGAGGACGGCGCCGCCCAGGCTCGCCCAGATGCCGATGAGGAAGTAGTCCTTGGCCGAACCGGTGTACCAGGAGATGCCGGCGGCGACCGCGACACCGAACAGGCCGCCGAGCGCCGGCTGGAGCGATTCCTTGCGCCAGAGCCGCTCTACGGCGATGCCCACCGCGAGGGCGGCGGCGGTGATGATGGCCACCTTGAGCCCGCGGACGTTGTTGGCGACGACGAAGGCCACGACGGGCAGCGTCGAGTACATCAGTCCCCTGGAGCCTCCCATCTGGTCGAGGGCCGACGCCTGCTTCCGGCGGCCTGGCACCTGCTGCGCCTGCGTGTCGGTCGCCGTCTCCTGGGAACTTGTGGTCTTCACGATGATCAGCTCTTCCGGGTTCATCTGGGGGACGAGTTGCGACGTGGCAACGTCACTTAATGACATCTTGGCATTAAGTGACGAGTCTGGCTACCCCTCGGTGTGTGACCTGGGCCACACCCGAAGTGTCTGGCTCGGCGACTGGCCCCGTGAGCCGTCCGGCGGGCGAGATGTGTGCTGCCCTCCGGTGGGTTCTGTCCCCCGCGCGAGCTACGCGCAGGTGTCCACCGTGCGGTGACGATTCCGGGCCGCCGGCTCCGTAGCGTTCGGCGCAGCCGCGGCGCTTGGGTCGCGGATCCGGCGAAGGAGCGGTCTTCGTGAGGCCGGCGTGGCAGCCCGTGGCCGTCGCGGCGGTCGCCGGTCGGCCGGGGAGCGCTGATCGGCGACGGGCGCGGTGGCGCTGTTCGGCTTCATGGCCGCTGCCGGTATCTCGCGCTTGATCGCGTCGTCCTTCTCCGCGTCAATTCTCTGAGCAGGAGTGCATTATGAAACGCAATAGCAGGAAATCTGCTCTGATCGCGCTGTGCTGCACCGTGGCCGGTGTGGGGCTTGCCGGCTGCGCGGAGTCCTCAAAGGCGGATTCGGATCCGTCCGCGAGCGAGAGCATTTCCGGTGCCGCGGCGCGGGCGGACGATGAGGGCTTGCTCACCAGAGCCAAGAAGATCAAGGTCGACGGCCGGTCGGTGAACGTGTCCTGCTCGGGCCGTTGGGCGGAGGGCAAGCCGGTCATCGTCCTCATGCACGGGGGAGGCGATTCGCTGAAGAAGCTGGCCGGCGTCCAGAAGACCCTGGGCAAGAAGAACCGGGTCTGTTCCTACGACCGGCTCGGTGCGGGCGCCAGCGACCAGCCCGAGGGGCCGCAGACCCTCAAGAGCGGCGGGAAGGTTTTGACCGGGGTGCTCGACCGGGTCGCCGGGGACCGGCCGGTCGTCCTGGCCGGGCATTCACTGGGCGGGCTGATCGCCGCCAGGTACGCCCCCGACCATCAAGACAGGGTCAAGGGGCTGGTCCTGATGGACGCCACCTCACCGACACAGCGCGCCGACCTCACCAAGGGGATCCCCGAGTCCGCCACCGGCCCGGCGGCCGAGTTGCGTGACCAGACCCTGGCGGTCCTCAACGGGAAGAGCCCGGAGAAGCTCGTGGTCCCCGACGGGAAGGTCCGCTCCGCCGGGAACATCCCCGTGGAGGTGATCAAGCACGGGAAGCAGTACCTCGCGGCCGTTCCCGAGTACGGGCCGGGCCTGGAGCGGGCGTGGACCAGGGGCCAGCACAAGTGGCTCGCGGTATCCAGCCGCAGCCACCTGAGCACCGCCAAGAAGAGCGAGCACTACATCTACCTCGACCAGCCCGATGTCGCCGTCAAGGCGATTCGGCGCGTCGCCTCACGGGCCGCGGACCACGCGTAGGCCCTGGACCGAGGATCGTCCTGCGGGGGCTGGGGACGGTGGTCATCCTGATGCCGACGGGGGCGCTCCGCCGTCCGCGCGGCGCGTCAGGTGACCAGGCCGTGGCGGTAGGCATGGACGACCGCCTGGACGCGGTCGCGGAGTCCGAGTTTGGTGAGGATGCGCGACACGAAGGTTTTCACGGTCTCCTGGCTGAGGAGAAGGACCGCGGCGATCTCGCTGTTGGAGAGGCCGTCCGCGATGAGGCGAAGGACCTCCAGCTCGCGGGGGGTCAGCGGGACGTCGTGCGGGCTGCCCTCCGCGGGCCGGACCCGGGCGGCGTACCTGCCCACCAGCTGGCGCGTCACCTCGGGGTCCAGCAGGGCCGCGCCCGTCGCCACGACCCGGATCCCGTGCAGCAGTTGGGCCGGTGGTGCGTCCTTGAGCAGGAACCCGCTCGCCCCCGCGCGCAGCGCCTGGTAGACGTACTCGTCCAGGTTGAACGTGGTCACCACGAGCACCTTGACGGGATGCGGCACCCCGGCACCGGCCAGCAGGCGGGTGGCCTCGATGCCGTCGAGCACCGGCATGCGTACGTCCATCACCACGACGTCCGGGCGCAGTTGGCCGGCGAGGTCGACCGCGGCCTGACCGTCCCCGCACTCGCCCGCCACCTCGAGGTCGGGCTGAGCGTCGATGATCGTCACCAGCCCGGTGCGGACCAGCACCTGGTCGTCGCAGACCAGGACCCGGATCGGCGCGGTCACGACGGGCTCCGCGCGGGTATACGGGCCCGCACGTAGAAGCCGCCGCCCGTCCGCCGGCCCGCGCTGAAGTCGCCGCCCAGGACGCCGACCCGTTCGCGGAGACCGGCGAGGCCCCGTCCGCTCCCGCCGGGGGATGCGGCCTGCGAGCCGGAGCCGTCCGTGCCGACCTCCACGGTGATCTCCCTTTCGCCGTGCAGCACCTGGACCGAGGTGCGGCTGCCGCGGGCGTACTTGAGGGCGTTCGTCAGCCCCTCCTGGACGACCCGGTAGGCCACGAGATCGGCGCTGCCGATCGACTCCGCCGGCGTGCCCTCCTCGGTGAACTCCACCGGCTGCCCGGCCCGCCGCGTCTGCTCCACGAGTGTGAGAAGTCTGCCGACGGACGGTGTCCTGGCCTCGGTGCCGTGGTCGGGGTTGAGCAGGTCGAGCAGGTGCCGCAGGTCGGTGATGGCCCGTCGGCCGGTGTCGGTGACGGCGGTCAGGGTCTGGTCGAGGCGCTCCGGCGCTGCGGTCAGATAGCGTGCCGCCTCGGCCTGCACGACCATCGCCGTCACGTGGTGGGTCACGACGTCGTGGAGCTCGCCGGCGATGCGGGTGCGCTCGGCGGCGCGGGTGTCCTCGGCGATGCGGTGGCGGAGTTCGGCCTCCGTGGCCCGGGTGGAGCGCAGCCACGCCCCGATGCTCCACGCGAGGGCCAGCGCCAGGTAGAACGTCACGAACCCGGCCACCGTCTCGCCCGAACCGAGCCGGCCGAGCGTGACCGCCAACGGCACGTACGCCGCGGAGAACAGGAGCGCGGTGGCGCGCCGGTGCCGCTCCAGCCGGGACCCCACGCCCAGCAGTGCGACGGGCAGCGCGGTGCCCGCGAACGAGTGGTAGCCGCGAAGCTGGTCGACGGCGAAGCCGAGCGACACCAGGGTGAGACAGACGGCCGGCCACCGTCGGCACACGGCGAGCGGGAGGCATTGGAGGGCGACCGCGACGACGGCCGGCGTGTCGAAGGGGTGGGCGGGCATGCCGCCGAGCTGCGTCCCGCGGCTGTGGAGCGACGGCAGGAGCGACCCGGCGAAGAGCAGCAGCCCGAGCGAGAGATATCCGAGCGAGAGATACCGGACCGCGCCGTCGAAGCGGCGCCAAAGCTCCGGGACCTGCCGAAGCCGCGGGACCCGGCACAGCTCCGGGATCCGCCGAAGACTGATCACTGGGGCATTTTAGTGGTGGCGTCAACCCGGTCGGCGCGACGGCGGGGCACCAGACGGCCGCGCCTGCGGGCCGCCCACATGAACACGATCGTCGCCAGCACGCAGAACAGCACCGAGAACACGCTTCCCTCGGGGCCGAAGTCGCCGCCGGTGACGAACTGCGGGCCGGACGCCGTGGTGTCCAGCAGTCCCTGGTTGGCGCCGTTGCCGGAGACCTCGCTGCTGAAGATGCCGGCCGCGGCGAAGTTCCAGCCGAAGTGCACGCCGATCGGCACCCACAGCTTGCGGGTGGCGATGTACGCGGCGGTGAGCATGCCGCCACCCTCGATGGCGACGGCGACGGTGCCCCACAAACTGGCGTCCGGGTTGGCCAAGTGGTAGACGCCGAACAGTACGCCGGTCAGTGTCATCGCGATCCACGTACCGGTGCGCTCCTCGGTGATCCGGAACAGGACGCCGCGGAAGAGCAGTTCCTCCGTCACGGCAGCGGCGGCCATGAAGCCGACGAGTCCTACCGCTCCGGTCGTCGAGCCCCGGCCGTTGATCTCGTAGTACCCGTTGGTGGCGAGTTGCAGGATGACGAGCCCGAACACCGCAAAGCCGATCAGCGTCCCCAGGCCGAGCCCGGCTCCGGCCCCCTTCGCCGCCACCTCCACGGACGGGCGGCGCTCGGTCCGCCGCACCACCCACCCGTAGGCGAGCACCGCGAGCACGGCTGTCGGGACACCGAGCGCGAGCGTGAGCCACGGGTTCCCGTCCCCCGCGGCAAGCCCCTGGCCGCCGATGAATGCGACCGCCGCGACGGCCACGAACTGCCACACCAGTCTCATGAAGACGACTCCTTGCCGGATCCGCGGCCGGAGCGCCGCGGCTGCGCCGAACGCTACGGAGTCGGCGGCCCGGAATCGTCACCGCACGGTGGACACCTGCGCGTAGCTCGCACGGGGGACAGCGCAGGCCCGCCCGGCCCAGCTGGTCCTCTTCGACCGCCTCGAAAACGAAGCCGGGTCCACCACGCCAAAGCGGCTTTTACGGGGCGACCGGGTCCCCCACGGCTCCCCCGGTGGCGTTGCGGATGGCCTGCGCGACTCGTTCGGGGGCGTCGGCGAATTCCCGGAGATCGGCGCCCCCCAGGACGGCGGCGCCGATGTCCTCACTGATGACCCGCAGAGCAGCCGCGGCTGCTCCGGCGTGCAGGCGTACCTGGAGGTCGTCGGCCAGGAGCTGAAGTCGCTCCGCGATGATCCCGGCCATCTCGCGTTCCAACTGGTCGCAGGCCATCAGCCAGGCAGTGCGGATGGCCGGCTCCGTGTCGGCCAGCCGGATCATTTTCATCGCGAGCGTGTTGTCGGCCTGCTCGACGTCGCTGGCTTCACGACCGAACCTGCGCGTCTCCGCGGAGAAATGCTCTTCGAGGGAGAGGTCCCGAGGCCAGCTGCGCAAGGCGGACATCTCCCACTCCAGGCCTTGCGAAACGATGGGCTCGGCACAGCTCTCCTTGCTGCGGAAGTGGCGCCAGACGGTGCGTGTCGACAGGCCTACGGCCTCGGCGATCTGGTCGCCGCTGGTCCCGTCCACGCCCTGCTCCCAGAACAGGCGGGACGCTTCCCGTGAGATCTCCAGTCTCAAGCGGTGGCGCCGTTGCTCACTCATCCCGCCTCCGCTGCGCTTGGTCGATGCCGCGCCGGCCATCTCCGCTCCCCTGCTCACGTGGGTACATCAACTGTCAGAGTGACAGTAAGTGACGCCCGGTGCCAGCTCGGGCCTGCCCTGCCCGCACGCTTCGTGGGCGGATCCCCGAGCTGTCGGCAAGGGGGCTCTCACCGCGGCGATTGTACAGATCAGGGGTAGTTCACCCGCTCCGGGGAAGCGGACCCTCGCGCTGTGCGATCCGTTCGTGTCCGGTGCGGACATGGTGGCGCTGAGTGCACGCGCTGCGGCTTCTGACCGGACTACGGCCTTCCCGGACCTCTACTGGTTTGTCCCTCCGGCACTCTCGGCGTGGGCCGGAGTGGCGGCGGGGCGAGCGCTGCTGGGGGCAAGAGCGGCGCCGCTGGAGGCAAGCGTGCCGCCGCTGGCGAGTCCGCCGTCGGCGATGGCGGCTTCCTCTGCGAGTCGTTGTGTGCTGTTGGTGGTCTTGAGCGGCTTCTCCTGGATGAACAGGACGGCGATCAGCGCCAGCAGGGCGAAGGGAGTCGCCCAGAGGAAGAGGTCGGCGGTGGCTGCGCCGTAGGCCTGTTCCACGAGCGCGCGCACGGGTGCGGGCAGGGCGGTCACGTCGGGGACGCGGTGTCCGGAGACATCGCCGCCGGACGATCCCCCTGCTCGCGTCTGGCCTGTGGCCAGCTCGGAGGCGACGCGGTTGGCGAGAATCGCGCCGAGGACGCTGGTGCCGACGGTGCCGCCCATGCTGCGGAAGAAGGACAGTACGGAGGTCGCGCTGCCCAGGTCGGCGGCGCGAACGTCGTTCTGCGCGGCGAGGACCAGGTTCTGCGTCAGCAGGCCGACGCCGATCCCGAAGACGGCCATGTAGAGGCTCAGCAGGCCGAAAGAAGTATCGGATCCGATGGTGGCCAGCAGCGCGAGACCGGCGGTCATGAGGGCGGCGCCCGCGACCAGGTACCGCTTCCACTTGCCGGTCGCGCTGATGAGCTGTCCGGCGGTGGCGGAGGCGGCGAGCGAGCCCAGGATCAGCGGCAGGCTCATCAGGCCCGCGGCGGTGGGGGACTTGCCCATGGCCACCTGGAAGAACTGCGACAGGAACACGGTGCCGCCGAACAGGCCGACACCGACCAGCAGGGAGGCCAGGGTGGTCAGTGCCACGGTGCGGTTACGGAAGAGGCTCAGCGGGATGATCGGCTCGGCGACCTGGGTCTCGACCCGGAGGGCCATACCCAGCAGCAAGGCTCCGCCAATGGTCAGGGCAGCGGTCTGCCAGGAGGCCCAGTCGAACTGGTTGCCCGCCATCGAGATCCAGATGAGCAGTGCGCACACGCCTGTGACGATCAGGAAGGCACCGACGTAGTCGATCTTCACCTCGCGGCGGACGGTCGGCAGGCTGAGGGTGCGCTGCAAGAGCGCGATGGCCAGGAGCGCGAAGGGCACGCCGATGAAGAAGCACCAGCGCCAGCCGAGCCAAGGCGTGTCCACCAGGACGCCGCCGATCAACGGCCCGGCCACGGTGGCGCTGGAGAAGACGGCGCCGAAGACGCCGGAGTACTTGCCCAGCTTGCGTGGCGGGATGACGGCCGCCATCACGACCTGCGTCAAAGCGGTGAGCCCACCCGCCCCCATGCCCTGCACGACCCGGCTGAAGATCAGCGTTCCGACGTCCTGGGAGAACCCGGCCACGAGCGAGCCGACCACGAACATGCCCAGGGAAAGCTGCAAGAGCAGCTTCTTGTTGTAGAGGTCGGACAGCTTGCCCCACAACGGCACGGTTGCCGTCATGGCCAGCAGCTCCGCGGTGATGACCCACGTGTAGGAGGACTGGCCGGCTCCCAGGTCGGCGGTTATCCGGGGCAGCGCGTTGGCGACCACGGTGCCGGCGAGGATGGCGACGAACAAGCCGGCCACCAGCCCCGACACCGTCTGAAGCACCTGCCGGGGAGGCAGCGTCGCCGCCTCCGGCTCCTCCACCGGGGAAACTCTGGTATTCACTACGCTCTCCGAACTCCGACAGCAGGCGGCATGCACGCAGGAGGGCATGCACGATGCCTGACAGCAGGGGATGAGTGGTCATGCGGAACAAGGGCGGGGCATCGGCTTCGCACGAAGCCGCGCACTCCGGCTCCCTGGGAGAGATCTGCGCGCCGAACCAACCCGAGCCGTGCCCCTGACGCCGCCTCGGTGGCGCCGACGGCTACGCCTTGTCCGGTTCGCCGTCCAGGTGCTCGCCGAAGAAGCGCTCCACCGCGCTGAACAGGGCGATCGCGTTCTCCGGGTTCTCGACGGCGTGGCCTTCGTCCTCCATGACCATGTACTCGACCGGGACGCCACGTGCGCGAAGAGCCTCGACCATGTTGTCGGACTCGGTCTGTGCCACCCGGACGTCGTTGGCTCCCTGGGCGATGAACAGCGGTGTGCGGATCTGGTCCACTCGGCTGATCGGCGAGCGGGCCAGCATGTCGGCCTCCTGCCGCGGATCCGCCGGATCGCCGACGTAGCGGTACCAGTTGACGGCGAGGTGGGGTCGGACGAAGTCCGGCTGGCCGCGCATGAATGCGGCGAGGTTCGAGATCCCGACGGCGTCGACCGCGGCGGCGAAGACGTCAGGGGTGAAGGTGACGCCGACCAGCGACGCGTAGCCGCCGTAGGACGCGCCGATGATCGCCACCCGGTCCGGATCCGCGTACCCCTCATCGATGGCCCATCGCACCCCGTCGATGAGGTCGTCGTGCATCTTGCCGGCGAACTCCCCGATCGCCGCCTTGGTGAAGGCCTTGCCGAATCCGGCGGATCCGCGGAAGTTGACCTGCAACGTCGCGTAGCCGCGGTTGGCGAAGAGCTGCGCGACGGGATTGAACCCCCAGCTGTCCCGCGTCCAGGGGCCGCCGTGGACGCACAGGACCAGCGGCAGTCCGGCCGGCTCGATCCCCACGGGCAGTGTCAGGTAGGAGGGGAGCGGAAGGCCGTCCCGCGAGGTGATCGTCACCGGCGTCATCGGCGCCAGTGCCTCGGGATCACGATGCGGGAACGGCCGGTGGAGCAGGCGGCTCTCGCGCGTGGAGTGGTCGTAGTAGTAGGTGACGCCAGGATCGCGGTCGTGGGTGAAACTGACGACCCAGCGCTGCTCGCTCTCGTCGGACGACACCGCGGCAAGATCACCGTCGGACAGCTTCGTCACGTTCTCCAGCACCGCGGCGAAGTGCGGATCCAGCGCGTGGATCACCTGCCGTTCCCCGAGGTAACGCGCACCGATCAGCTCCCCGGTGCGCCGGCTGCGGATGAGGGGCGCCGGAAGGTGGGGGAAGACCTGTGCTCGCGTATCGAGGTCGTGGACCGGGTGGGAGTCGACCTCCGTCTCCTCGCCCGTGGCCAGGTCGAGGCGGACCAGGCGGGTCCGGTCGCTGTCCCGGTTCGAACCCAGCCACACGCCGGTCCCGTCGGGCGTGACCTCCATCGGACAGATGCCCATCGGATAGTCCGTGCCGTCGAACAGGGCGACGCGGCGCAGCGTGCCGGTCGCCGCGTCCCAGCGCGACAGCTCGATGTCGCCGTCCTCGGTCACGTTGGTGGCGAAGGGGTCTCCGCTGCTGCTGTACAGCCAGAAGCCGGCGGCGCCGGGGCTCTTCGCGAGGGTGCGTATGTCACCGGTGGCGATGTCGAGCTCGAAGAGGTCGAACTCGGCACTGCTGCGGCTGTTCGACAAAAATATCGCCTTCCCCGGGCGCTCGGGGGGCAGATCCAGGCCCATGATCCGCGCGCCGGGGAAGGGAGTGAGGTCGATCGCCGCAGCGTCCGGGTCTTCAAGGTCGACGCGGTACAGGTGCACGTTCTCGTCACCGCCCTCGTCCCGTGTGTAGAGCAGCCACCGCGGATCGTCCGTCCAGTGGTAGCTCTGCAGACCGCGGTCTTCGGCGGTCACGCGCCGCGCGTCCCCGGGCGTGTCAACGCTTTCGATCCACACGTTCAGGCGGTTCTTCCAGGGCGCCAGGTAAGCGATCTTGGTGCCGTCCGGCGAGAGAGAGGTGCGCGCACGGAGGGGGGAGCCGAAAAGCTCCTCGACGGTGATGGTGTCCGGCAGTGCCATGTCGATCCTTCCCATAACCAGCGGTTGTTCAGGGGGACTGGGTGACGGGCAGCCGGAGATGTTCGACAACCACCCTCCTGTCACTAAATGACATTGTCACTAAGTGACACCAAAAGCAAGTCGCCAACCCGCCCACACCGCCCCGGAACGGTGACACCGCCCCGAAGCTCGGATCCAGGCCGGTGGACCGAGGGGTGCGGCCGGTGGGCCGAGGGGTGCGGGCTGGTGGACTGGGCGGGTTCACTCTTCGTGGAGCCGTGGCGGGAACCAGTCGCTCGGTCTGGAGGTCTCGGGTGGGACGAGACTGTTGAACCGGGCGAGGTTGCCGGAGTGGCCGCAGGCGGATGACGCTTGCACTAACTGTCACTTAGTGACACCGTCACTAAGTGACAGTTGTAACGTCTATCGAGGAGTTGATTTTTCGTGGCGAACCAGACGGAAGCAGAGGGTCACGAGCGGGGTTCCGGGCCCTCCTCGCCCGAGAAGGGCGCAGGCGAGGCCGACAGGGAAGTGGCGGGCGAGAAACCGCTGGGGTCCAGGGCGCCGCAGTACGTCAAGCGCTCCCGGACGCTGCACCTCGGCTGGCAGGCCGGTGTCTTCGCGATCGGCCTCGCCGTCGTCGTCGCCGGCGTGATCATGCTGCCGCTGCCGGGCCCCGGCTGGCTGGTGATCTTCGCCGGAATGGCCATCTGGGCCACCGAGTTCGTCTGGGCGCAGCTGGTGCTCCGCTGGACCAAACGTAAGGTCGCCGAGGCCACCCGGCGCGCCCTGGACCCGCGCGTCCGCCGCCGGAACATCACTTTGACCGCGGTCGCCGCCGCGATCTGCGCCGCACTGTTGTCGGTGTACCTGTGGAAGTACGGCTTCGCCATGCCCTGGGAGATCAACCGCTGAGCTCAACACTCGGGGCTCCGCTTCGGGGGCGAGAATCTCCGTCCCCGCTCGCCGGATTCGATTCGGCGAGGGCGGACCGCCTGTTCCGGACTCGGCCTACGACGTCCCCTCTGCGGAAGTGCCCCCAGGGCAAGCGCGTCGGCGTCCGTGCGGCCCGCAAAAGGAGCCGAGTCCGGTGAACGTTTGGGTCGCCGAACGCTTGGGTCGCCGCCGATGGGACATCGAGCCGGTCGTGTCCTGACTCACCGGCTGCCGCCGCTCATCGGCTGTCGACGGCTCAACCGCCGATACGAACGCCGCCTTCGCGACTGCCGGGCCTTCCCCGGCCTCGCCGCGGCCCTCCGCTGCCGGCGGTCGAACGGTTGCCGCGACGGGCGGCGCGCCCCGCTGAACGCAGAGATGTGACCCTTCTGCGCGGCTCGTGGATCTTGCCAGGTATGCCACTTAGTGACAATATGCCACTTGCTGACATATGAATGCATGCCGCGACGAGGTGATCTGCGTGACAACGAGAGCGCGCCATGCAAGTGGGATGAGTGAGCAACGACGCCACCGGCTGCGCCTGGAGATCTCGCGTGAGGCCTCGCGCCTGTTTTGGGAACATGGCGTCGCTGCGACCAGCGGGGACCAGATCGCCCGGGCCGTAGGCCTGTCGACGCGCACTGTCTGGCGTCATTTCCGCAGCAAGGAAAGCTGTGCCGAGCCGATCGTGACGCAGGGGGTGGAATGGGAGATGGCCGTGCTGCGCGGATGGCCGCGTCATCTCTCCCTTGAGGAGCACTTCGCCTCGGAGGTCGACAAGTACGATCAGGATGCCGATTCCGCCGATACCCTGCTCGCGATGAAGATGATCCGGCTGGCCGAAAACGAGCCGTCGATCCGGACGGCCTGGCTGATGGCCTGCGATCAAGTGGAACGCGAAATGATCGCGATCGTCGCAAAACGGCTGGCGCGTCCGGTCGACGACATCGGGGTGCGGCTGCGCGGAGCGGCTGCTTCTGCCGCTTTTCGGGTCGTCAACGAGGACATCGGCGCCGCCGTGCTACGTGGTGCCGACCCCCGGGAATTCGCCGACGTGTCCCTACGTGTCGCACATGCTGTACGCAACGCCGTGGGAGGCGACATCGGAGATCCGGTATCTCCTGAACCAGACCTCCTGGACCGGCCTTTCTGAATCACTCCGGCCTCGTCCACGAACAGCCGGCGTCCACGAACAGCCGGTGTCCCGCCCGCCGAGGAGGGCGGGCGGGGACGTGGGTCGTGCGGGCCGGTCTACGGCTCGGTGCCGTAGACCAGGGACCCGTTCACGTAGACGGTGATCCGCGACATGTCGGCGTACGACGTACCCGTGCCGTGGCTCCAGTCGTCGTCCTCGGCGAAGTTCGACCAGTCCGTCTTGTTCAGCCGTAGCTGGATGTCGCCGGTGTTCGCCCCCGCGGCCAGGCTGCCGGAGGAGAACGAGACCTGCGCGTAGTGGTCGGCGCCGGTCCTGGCGGACGACAGCGCCGTCACGGAGGACTTCACCGTCGAGCAGCCGAGCTGCGCGTAGTCGCACGAGGTGGAGAACGCGGACGCGCCGGACTCCTTGGTGAACCAGTACCGCACGGTGACCTTGCTCAGGTCGGCCGCGGACGTGCCGCTGTTCACCAACCGCAGGCCCGGCTTGATCTGCGAGTCCCTGGGGGCGGAGTCGTTGTTCTTGTACTGCGCCTTCAGGCCCGACGTGCCGCCCGGACCCGACGCCTGCGTCGTCGCCGGCGTGGCGGAGGAGGCCGCGGAGACGTTGCCCGCTGTGTCTCGTGACCGCACCGTGTAGCTGTAGGAGGTGGAGGCCGTCAGGCCCGTGTCGGTGTAGGACGTGGCACTGGTGCCGCCCGCCTTCACGCCGTTCCGGTAGACGTCGTATCCGGCCACGCCGGTGTCGTCGGTGGAGGCCGACCACGCCAGGGAGACGCTGTCCGCGGTGGTGCCCGAGACCGTCAGACCGGCCGGAACGCTCGGCGCCCGGGTGTCGCCGGGCTCGCCCGGGTTCTCGCCGCCGTCGCCGACCGCCGGGTAGGCGTTGGCGAGGAGCTGGCGGAACTGGGCCGGGAACCAGTGGCCCGCGAGGGGGGCGTCCGCGAGGGCGCCGCTCATGTTGTAGCCGTTGCGGCCGTTGCCGGTGTACGTCGGGTCGCACATCCGGTCGAAGCCCTTGCCTTCGTCGTTGTCGATGGCCTTGCTCGAACCATCGGACTCGCCCGGCGGCTTGGCCCACACGTACGCGTCGATGCCGGTGGCGGGAGCGGCCTTCGGGCGCTCGCCGAGACCGGCGCCGGACTGGTTGCACCAGTTGCCCGCGTGGATGCGGCGGTCGACGCGCCCGCCGTCGACGTACGCGTCCACGGACGTCGTGGGGCCGGGGCCGGAAGGCCGCTGGGAGCCGCCCCAGCCGTTGCGCGCGGTGTCGACGAGCATGCCGATGCCGGAGTCGAAGCCCTGGGCGACCAGCGCCGAACGCAGCCCCTGTGCGTAGGTCTTCTCATCCACGTACTGGTTCCAGTCGATCCACTTGGACTGGCGCACGGTGGTGCCGTTCACCGTGTCCGTCACTTTGACGTTGGGCTCTTCGAGTGCGGAGTAGTTGGCGGTGTTCACGATGAAGCCGTGCACATCACCCACGGTGGCGCCGTTGGTGGTGGCGGCCTTCTTGAACTCCTGCGCTGCGGGGACGAGGTTGCTGTCCCAGCCGAGCCAGCCGTGGTGGGCGGCGTCGACGTAGTTGTAGACGTTGGGGATGTCGCCGAGCGAGGCGAGGGCGTAGCCGACGCCCTTCTCGTAGTTCCCGTTCGCCTTCATCGTCGCGCACGCCTCCGTGGAGCCGTCGGTGCCGCCGGCGTTC
This sequence is a window from Streptomyces sp. NBC_01775. Protein-coding genes within it:
- a CDS encoding glycoside hydrolase family 6 protein; amino-acid sequence: MFTHALSLRRRARHDARAARPRTDPRRRRGGRVATLGLVVALLGSGLTFGALTAPAQAAARVDNPYAGATPYVNPDWSAKAAAEPGGDAIADQPTFVWMDRIAAIEGSSEARGLRAHLDTALAQDADLVQVVIYDLPGRDCAALASNGELGPTEIGRYQSDYIDPIASILRDSKYANLRIVTLIEPDSLPNLVTNAGGTDGSTEACATMKANGNYEKGVGYALASLGDIPNVYNYVDAAHHGWLGWDSNLVPAAQEFKKAATTNGATVGDVHGFIVNTANYSALEEPNVKVTDTVNGTTVRQSKWIDWNQYVDEKTYAQGLRSALVAQGFDSGIGMLVDTARNGWGGSQRPSGPGPTTSVDAYVDGGRVDRRIHAGNWCNQSGAGLGERPKAAPATGIDAYVWAKPPGESDGSSKAIDNDEGKGFDRMCDPTYTGNGRNGYNMSGALADAPLAGHWFPAQFRQLLANAYPAVGDGGENPGEPGDTRAPSVPAGLTVSGTTADSVSLAWSASTDDTGVAGYDVYRNGVKAGGTSATSYTDTGLTASTSYSYTVRSRDTAGNVSAASSATPATTQASGPGGTSGLKAQYKNNDSAPRDSQIKPGLRLVNSGTSAADLSKVTVRYWFTKESGASAFSTSCDYAQLGCSTVKSSVTALSSARTGADHYAQVSFSSGSLAAGANTGDIQLRLNKTDWSNFAEDDDWSHGTGTSYADMSRITVYVNGSLVYGTEP